CTTTCCACTTTCTTTTCCGCATTATGGGTTGCACTTGCTTCgctatcttttcaagaatttcCCTAGCTCCATCTTCCCGAGATTTCTTAAGAGGCCTTGCATCCCAAACTTTGTTAAGATCATTGAGGTCCATATGGATTGCCCAAAATTCCAACCAAACTGATGAGAGGTAAATTCCAATAAGTTAGTCATAAATAATCAGAGCCATGTAATTTCTAGTCATTCAACATCTAAccaaatcataattataaaaGCTGATTCAAAAACTACAAAACTATGTTAATTGATTTCCATCACCAGGATTAACTTAATACTGCCATCAGTTTAGTCTGTAAATTAAAAATAGAGTGGATAAACTTACCAAGGGTACGAGATCTTCCACAATCTTAAAACAGCTGAAACAAAAATTTATAGCCAACCTCAAGAACTCTTTCGTGATTTTAGCCAAAAACACATCAATCATAAGCTTCATACACAAGCAGGATAATCATCGCACAAGATATCACGAGGGAGtgagaaatttaaaaatacagAAGCACCTGGAAATTAGCAATGCAAAATCACAAATAATAATCACTCCAAATGAGGTCTATTTTCCAGGGAAACCGAGACAAAGTAGTAATCACCCAAATCACGCATAACTTTTCGTCCAGATTTTGAAATTCAGCACTTAAAAAGAACGAGATTTTTGTGGACACTGGTGTTTAACTTCTGCTTCAAGGCACCACCAATTCAAAGTCGGAAGATGGGCCGGTGCCGTCTTTAGCCCATCATTTACTTTTTGGGCTTTTTTTAAGAAgcgaataataatttttttataaataaaataaatatacaaaCGGCACTTCACCGCGTGGGTTGCGACGAGCAATCCTCGCTTGATTCTCTCGAATTGAAATGGAAGCCCACTTCATCGCTAGGCTTCCatgcccattgcacattgtcttAACGTATCAATATAGAAGAGAATATCAGAAAGCTTGGAGAAGCCGTTAGGCTTAGATGTCAAATTGAACTGAATTTCCCACCGAAATTCTACTGCTCGTCTCTCTACTCCTCCCGCAAAACCCACAACTCTTCCTCCTCTTCCCCTCTCGCATATCTACTACTCCATCATCTGCGACCAATAAATTCTAAACAACAATGGCGGAAATACCATATTTTCTTTGGCCTCCTTTTTTCGTTTTCTTGATGTTCAACACTCTCATTTCCCTCCCCAGATTACACTCTCAACGAAGTAACGATCCTCCGCTACTCTTTCCTTCTATTCTTATTATTTATCAGGGATTCGATTATTTTTCAGTTTCTTGATCCCTTTCACGGATAACTATTCTTTTTCACGAGTTTCTTGAATAAACTATATTGATATAATCGATTTATGATGTGTCTGCAGGTCCAGCTTATATGGGGTTCGTGTCAAATGCCACAGAGTTCCCCTCGGAGGATTATTTTGATTACATCATTGTCGGAGGTGGCACTGCAGGCTGTCCATTGGCTGCTACCCTATCTGAACATTACCGGGTTCTTGTTCTTGAGAGAGGGGGTGTTCCCCATGGGCAGCCGAATTTAATGACTCAAGACGGATTTCTGCAAACCCTGATGGAAGTTGATGCATATGATTCCCCTGCTCAAGCCTTTACATCCGAAGATGGAGTGCCCAATGCCCGAGGTCGGGTTCTTGGAGGTAGTAGTGCGATAAATGCCGGTTTCTATAGCAGAGCGGAACAAGGTTTTTACCTAAGATCTGGGATTAATTGGGATCTCAGGGTGGTTAATCAGTCATATGACTGGGTTGAGAAGACTATTGTTTTCAGGCCTGAGCTCAAGAACTGGCAATCTGCGGTTAGAGATGGGATGTTGGATGCTGGGATTGACCCTTACAATGATTTCCGTTTGGATCATGTTTTGGGAACCAAAATAGGGGGTTCAACATTTGATAGCTTTGGTACAAGACACAGTGCAGCGGATCTCTTGAACTTTGCAAACCCATCAAACATTAAGGTGGTGGTGCACGCCAGTGTGGAGAGGGTTCTGCTGGCATCTTCATCCTCATATTCTAATGCGAAGCAATCAGCTACTGGGGTGGTTTTTCGTGATCAGATGGGTCGGTACCACCACGCCATGGTGGTAAATGGGGGTGAGGTCTTGCTGTGTGCAGGGGCACTCGGCAGTCCTCAGCTCCTGTTGCTGAGTGGAATTGGGCCGAGGCCTTATCTTGCATCATGGGGAATTCCAGTTTCACACCACTCGCCTTATGTTGGTCAGTTTTTGTACGATAATCCCAGAAATGGTATCTCCATTGTGCCACCAACTCCACTGGATCATTCTCTGATTCAAGTTGTGGGTGTTACAAGTTTAGGGGCTTATCTAGAGGCAGCCTCAAATATCATCCCTTTTGCATCCCCTGCCCGACCAGTCTTCATAAGAAATCCTGGAATTTCGGTTCATCTCACTGTTGCAACTTTAATGGAAAAAATCATCGGGCCGCTGTCTGCTGGTTCCCTAACATTATCATCCACAGATGTGAGGGTGAATCCTACCGTCCGTTTCAATTACTTCAGTAATCCTGGTGATCTTGAGCGGTGTGTGAATGGAACTAGAAAAATTGGCGACATTTTGAGAAGCCGAGCTCTGGACGATTTTAAGTTCCATGAATGGTTTGGAGCTAGAGAATTTAGATACGTTGGGCCTGAATTGCCTGTTGATCAGTCAAACGATGCGGAGATGAGAGAGTTCTGCAGGCGTACGGTGAGCACCATATGGCACTACCATGGTGGATGCCTAGTGGGAAAGGTAATTGATAAGAATCTCAAATTGATAGGAATTGATGGTCTcagagttgttgatggttcaatctTTAAAGTGTCACCTGGTACAAATCCTCAGGCTACTCTTCTGATGATGGGAAGGTAAATGTCCAGTCTTCTCTGTGCTTTGAACGAATCATAAGTCAtcacttttttaaaaaagctcaaagattttattattatctgGGGTCTTTCTCGTTGCAGGCATGTTGGTCTGAAGTTACTCAGGGAGCGGATGAGATAAGGAAGAGGTCCTTCAACTAGATTGTCTTGTTGGTTGTGTATGTAGGATTTTGCCTGAAGATGTTCATGTTGTATTGTGTTCTGTTCTTTGATTCTTAGACAGATTATGATGTACACAGCAAAGAAAAG
This window of the Primulina tabacum isolate GXHZ01 chromosome 4, ASM2559414v2, whole genome shotgun sequence genome carries:
- the LOC142542511 gene encoding (R)-mandelonitrile lyase-like, whose protein sequence is MAEIPYFLWPPFFVFLMFNTLISLPRLHSQRSPAYMGFVSNATEFPSEDYFDYIIVGGGTAGCPLAATLSEHYRVLVLERGGVPHGQPNLMTQDGFLQTLMEVDAYDSPAQAFTSEDGVPNARGRVLGGSSAINAGFYSRAEQGFYLRSGINWDLRVVNQSYDWVEKTIVFRPELKNWQSAVRDGMLDAGIDPYNDFRLDHVLGTKIGGSTFDSFGTRHSAADLLNFANPSNIKVVVHASVERVLLASSSSYSNAKQSATGVVFRDQMGRYHHAMVVNGGEVLLCAGALGSPQLLLLSGIGPRPYLASWGIPVSHHSPYVGQFLYDNPRNGISIVPPTPLDHSLIQVVGVTSLGAYLEAASNIIPFASPARPVFIRNPGISVHLTVATLMEKIIGPLSAGSLTLSSTDVRVNPTVRFNYFSNPGDLERCVNGTRKIGDILRSRALDDFKFHEWFGAREFRYVGPELPVDQSNDAEMREFCRRTVSTIWHYHGGCLVGKVIDKNLKLIGIDGLRVVDGSIFKVSPGTNPQATLLMMGRHVGLKLLRERMR